The stretch of DNA TATAGCATGCTTGTTCTGTAATCTTTGAGCTTCCTATTTTGTTAGGCTAAAGCTAAATGATGTCATTGAGTAGTTTTTAAtcaatgttttataatttgGACCAAATTGAACCAATGAAACTTCTGGGCCATGGTTCAATCGGTTCAATCACATTTGAAACGGTTGAACCAGATgacaaagaaataaataagtgaaatagtattaaaaatagCTGGTTGAACCAACCACTGTTTAATCCTGGTTCAATTGGATTGCTGTACAACCGGGATCAAATCAACTTGCAAAGTGGCTGGTTCTCGGTTTGGTTTTTAAAACGTTGTTTAACTATACTATTGTTTCCTTTTCTACTTTGTATTTTGtaaatgaattttaattttgttgaaacTATGGCACTATTCAGTTAGCTACGGTTATAAAATCTGTCAATATCTAAATTTGCTTTATTCAGCAGCTTATATTCAAAATATGGAATCAATAGCTTGCCTTCAATATTATTGGTGAACCAGACCTCAAGGTTGAGATATCGTGGTCCAAATgattttctctctctattgGAATTTTACGAAAGAAACACAAGTAAGCATATCCTGATCCTTGTTTGTAAATTTACAGTGCATTATTTAAGACGATCATTTTTTGGAGTAACAACTCGCGTGAACTCTAACAGTGACTGATATAGCCTTATCATGTAAGCTTATTACCTGCATTTACCTGTCTCAGGATTTGAAGCAAGCAGTAATGTTGCTATCGCTCAACCAAGCAGCATGACGAGTGATGAGGACTCTAGCCTGAAGTCATTGATGGGTCTGCCGCTTAAAGAAACATTAAAAAGGGAACCGTGCTTAGTGTTCTCTGTGATGTTTATCTGTTTGAGGATACTTCTTTTCGTATTTCCCAAGATCATATTGCGTCTCCGAGCATTCTGGGTTTCCTGTATTCCTCATCTGAACATGCAAATATTCGGCGAGACAAGCCAAGCGATGGGACGTGTGCTTCAAGTGATTGATGTGAGGAGGATTTGGACTAAGCTAGGACTTTGCAAGACGAGGATTTTTCACGAGAGGGCAAGGAGTGCGCGGGTTTGGGCTTCGTCTTTGGCTTCTGTTTCTCTGGGCGAGTCATCGTCGGCTAGATGAAATCATTCCAAGGT from Trifolium pratense cultivar HEN17-A07 linkage group LG5, ARS_RC_1.1, whole genome shotgun sequence encodes:
- the LOC123885253 gene encoding 5'-adenylylsulfate reductase-like 5 isoform X1 → MAVSLLLLSITVFSILQSASSCIPEPPSFLFNLQSQCPIFVQSNPPLQVDGNFIEELLSGRKKTESVSILFYASWCPFSRRMLPKFETLSSMFPQIEHLVIEQSSALPSSLYSKYGINSLPSILLVNQTSRLRYRGPNDFLSLLEFYERNTRFEASSNVAIAQPSSMTSDEDSSLKSLMGLPLKETLKREPCLVFSVMFICLRILLFVFPKIILRLRAFWVSCIPHLNMQIFGETSQAMGRVLQVIDVRRIWTKLGLCKTRIFHERARSARVWASSLASVSLGESSSAR
- the LOC123885253 gene encoding 5'-adenylylsulfate reductase-like 5 isoform X2 codes for the protein MAVSLLLLSMTAFSILQSSSSCIPKPPSFLFHLQSQCPFFIQSNPLLQVDGNFIEELLSGRKKTESVSILFYASWCPFSRRMLPKFETLSSMFPQIEHLVIEQSSALPSSLYSKYGINSLPSILLVNQTSRLRYRGPNDFLSLLEFYERNTRFEASSNVAIAQPSSMTSDEDSSLKSLMGLPLKETLKREPCLVFSVMFICLRILLFVFPKIILRLRAFWVSCIPHLNMQIFGETSQAMGRVLQVIDVRRIWTKLGLCKTRIFHERARSARVWASSLASVSLGESSSAR
- the LOC123885253 gene encoding 5'-adenylylsulfate reductase-like 5 isoform X3 gives rise to the protein MAVSLLLLSITVFSILQSASSCIPEPPSFLFNLQSQCPIFVQSNPPLQVDGNFIEELLSGRKKTESVSILFYASWCPFSRRMLPKFETLSSMFPQIEHLVIEQSSALPSLYSKYGINSLPSILLVNQTSRLRYRGPNDFLSLLEFYERNTRFEASSNVAIAQPSSMTSDEDSSLKSLMGLPLKETLKREPCLVFSVMFICLRILLFVFPKIILRLRAFWVSCIPHLNMQIFGETSQAMGRVLQVIDVRRIWTKLGLCKTRIFHERARSARVWASSLASVSLGESSSAR